One genomic window of Cystobacter fuscus DSM 2262 includes the following:
- a CDS encoding vWA domain-containing protein, with product MLGSRLAHLRLQLDALQERPSQGEGMRSWWRGMTAPAEVDLSLPTVTALDRALERVGVHTLADARLLLELGVKKGRVGELAKGLKERAHEALEEFERTLEAVHKMHHAGRTPPGARTTLERGFVRLVRVLRVADLFLSPSAPTPDSGEVQLFPRTGPSWNAQRAPSRARMAVAEFLAQRARTTVDDVVQKQRDLDMAHELLLRIGMEHDRERGVALRHEVAQARERVRDTPPTRSIEDLVEKVRQSAVREPHLAWRSLRGLYERAVEAEQPQLAAAARAALTRLMPPRESMRALLESAERDELRRWFGEDQPPARAGKAEGQRPEDSSADELLADLAFSLRPEQRAAFELAAGCARYFDVEDVLSDEVVEVNTRKVRPVPRLVPHPTQNMTFERTGGLHDVHNFVLSDPRMLLYDLASHRQMVRAYLEDEPPPEPRKKKRTAVRVYVCDASGSMHGARARFRDALIIAELNNLRVKARQGLPFDPLYFSFFNDIPTELSRVDTAREATRQIEKLFRHSPAEGQTDITLALMSAFDSIRAARGRDPYLARATVVIITDGEDRVDLELIRRTRAPMDSLDIALSFVSLGEENPDLKSLVQEQSARGGRAFYHHLSDREIQWARTEFDSPWRTLLPRDVPVTPEALEALGPQLAALEALAAGRSAPAAPLVSEASFDALFPASEALSRQQAPEVPDPEVVARVADILDALVEASALAPADRRATEALALLRHLLGVYQLTPARYLATLATGSPEVHERLARVRLLCRPLG from the coding sequence GTGCTCGGCTCGCGGCTCGCGCATCTGCGACTTCAGTTGGATGCGCTCCAGGAGCGCCCGTCCCAGGGCGAGGGCATGCGCTCCTGGTGGCGGGGAATGACCGCCCCGGCCGAGGTGGACCTGTCCCTGCCCACCGTGACGGCGCTCGACCGGGCCCTGGAACGGGTGGGGGTGCATACCCTCGCGGACGCGCGCCTGCTGCTCGAGCTGGGCGTGAAGAAGGGCCGGGTGGGCGAGCTGGCCAAGGGGTTGAAGGAGCGCGCGCACGAGGCGCTGGAGGAGTTCGAGCGCACCCTGGAGGCCGTGCACAAGATGCACCACGCGGGCCGCACGCCCCCGGGGGCTCGCACGACGCTGGAGCGGGGCTTCGTCCGGCTCGTGCGGGTGCTGCGGGTGGCGGATCTCTTCCTGTCGCCCTCGGCTCCGACTCCGGACTCGGGCGAGGTGCAGCTCTTCCCGCGGACCGGCCCCTCCTGGAATGCCCAGCGCGCGCCGAGCCGGGCGCGCATGGCCGTGGCCGAGTTCCTTGCCCAGCGGGCCCGCACCACCGTGGACGACGTGGTGCAGAAGCAGAGGGATCTGGACATGGCCCACGAGCTGTTGCTGCGCATCGGCATGGAGCATGACCGCGAGCGCGGCGTGGCCCTGCGCCATGAAGTGGCCCAGGCCCGCGAGCGCGTCCGGGACACGCCCCCGACACGCTCGATCGAGGACCTGGTCGAGAAGGTGCGCCAGTCCGCGGTGCGCGAGCCCCATCTGGCCTGGCGCTCGCTTCGGGGCCTCTACGAGCGCGCGGTGGAGGCCGAGCAGCCCCAGCTCGCCGCGGCGGCCCGGGCGGCGCTCACCCGGCTCATGCCCCCACGTGAGTCGATGCGGGCCCTGCTGGAGTCCGCCGAGCGCGATGAGCTGCGGCGCTGGTTCGGCGAGGACCAGCCTCCCGCCAGGGCCGGCAAGGCGGAGGGGCAGCGTCCGGAGGACTCGTCCGCGGACGAGCTGCTCGCGGACCTGGCCTTCTCCCTGCGTCCCGAGCAGCGCGCCGCGTTCGAGCTGGCGGCCGGCTGCGCCCGCTACTTCGACGTGGAGGACGTGCTGTCCGACGAGGTCGTCGAGGTGAACACCCGCAAGGTGCGCCCGGTGCCCCGGCTCGTGCCCCATCCCACCCAGAACATGACGTTCGAGCGCACGGGCGGGCTGCACGACGTGCACAACTTCGTCCTCTCCGATCCACGCATGCTCCTGTACGACCTGGCCTCCCACCGCCAGATGGTGCGCGCCTACCTCGAGGACGAGCCGCCCCCCGAGCCCAGGAAGAAGAAGCGCACCGCGGTGCGCGTCTACGTGTGTGACGCCTCGGGCTCCATGCACGGCGCCCGTGCTCGCTTCCGCGACGCCCTCATCATCGCCGAGCTCAACAACCTGCGCGTCAAGGCGCGCCAGGGCCTGCCCTTCGATCCGCTCTACTTCTCCTTCTTCAACGACATCCCCACCGAGCTGTCCCGCGTGGACACGGCCCGCGAGGCCACCCGGCAGATCGAAAAGCTCTTCCGCCACTCTCCCGCCGAGGGCCAGACGGACATCACCCTGGCGCTCATGTCCGCCTTCGACTCCATCCGCGCCGCGCGCGGCCGGGATCCCTACCTCGCGCGCGCCACCGTGGTGATCATCACCGACGGCGAGGATCGCGTCGATCTGGAGCTCATCCGCCGCACCCGCGCGCCCATGGACTCGCTGGACATCGCGCTGAGCTTCGTGTCGCTCGGCGAGGAGAACCCGGACCTCAAGTCGCTCGTCCAGGAACAGAGCGCCCGCGGAGGCCGCGCCTTCTACCACCACCTGTCCGATCGGGAGATCCAGTGGGCGCGCACCGAGTTCGACAGCCCCTGGCGCACCTTGCTCCCCCGCGACGTGCCCGTCACCCCCGAGGCGCTCGAGGCCCTCGGCCCCCAACTGGCCGCGCTCGAGGCGCTCGCCGCCGGACGCTCCGCCCCCGCCGCGCCCCTCGTATCCGAGGCGTCCTTCGACGCGCTCTTCCCCGCGTCCGAGGCGCTCTCGCGACAGCAGGCCCCGGAAGTCCCCGACCCCGAGGTGGTCGCTCGCGTGGCGGACATCCTCGACGCGCTCGTGGAGGCCTCCGCGCTCGCCCCTGCCGATCGCCGCGCCACCGAGGCACTCGCGCTCCTGCGCCACCTGCTGGGCGTGTACCAACTCACCCCCGCGCGCTACCTCGCGACGCTCGCCACCGGAAGTCCAGAGGTGCACGAGCGCCTCGCCCGCGTGCGCCTGCTCTGCCGTCCCTTGGGCTAG
- a CDS encoding HP0495 family protein, translating into MSGDGTQQDPAQGTGGEQEKKPLIDYPTIYTFKVMGRRAPDFVEYVRDLFRTYMGTEISPDSIQEQSSSKGTYVSVSVSVYLLSEEHRRSIYVRLKEEPRVVYYL; encoded by the coding sequence ATGTCGGGAGACGGTACGCAGCAGGATCCCGCCCAGGGCACGGGCGGCGAGCAGGAGAAGAAGCCGCTCATCGACTACCCGACCATCTACACCTTCAAGGTGATGGGGCGGCGGGCCCCTGACTTCGTCGAGTACGTGCGTGACCTCTTCCGCACGTACATGGGCACGGAGATCTCCCCGGACTCCATCCAGGAGCAGTCCAGCAGCAAGGGGACCTACGTGTCGGTCAGCGTGTCCGTCTACCTGCTGTCCGAGGAGCACCGCCGTTCCATCTACGTGCGGCTCAAGGAGGAGCCGCGCGTCGTCTACTACCTCTGA
- a CDS encoding AAA family ATPase: MHTPTPVSAQAAQSFRRFFQELREAYLERETLFTQIELALLCREHVLVVGPPGTAKSAIASAVLGRIVDEQSGQPSLFAKQLAESTVQTDLIGPVDFKVLTETGRTEYLTEDGMLGATHAFLDEVFDGRDMLLRSILNVLHERELKHGRRVTSGRIECAIMTSNRYLSEVLARSPELLLAFADRLSFISFVPKSFARPASRSAMLHRFAHGLRPDLRAVLTLQQLDVLQKAVERVSVSNTLLEAIELLTDELERALTAQVSKLPDYVPTKYFSQRSVVKALWALKAAVVRDQLYRRPDRPLEATVEDLDALRWFFLLGGPPAEESEALLKVAVDPRERAQLEIVRIEQKAFDAALAKVRAELGAGPEREAATLGAAEELKTVEALARERGFQPGIAVSTARRLHGKLVPGPRHADNRVALLAAARGLLASVEQRLSRGPIEGSEPRAGGALFSAILEALSLCRHVPELTPRMPAVCDAIHRFSLQALELMALQAESLAFDESVSLDPLVGLADNLADELGQVGELLALLAESSSGAVPHLRTAEAETRRRAVAAFRQRAERVFPGPRGRKEPLDALSADSRRLAQLEHSLCRLDPSQRGLKQQLLEPLGFDYARDVLGTVPIERIDHLSRTVQVVAENLRREGLAPEPVFVECRDILEARLREYVQGIGREVASPPSAPQAAINGEAYNFYRGSFSALMRDGEFSALLGLEGQLAFARPPSTAFFLSDVIRDAVARVELSFVQVRLKYLRGWLTQLLTTLPAPQSAQTRAAADQIFDRLVRSRFPMLALKEGELVRLKGMLGVLMGMPGELGESARKLNGVLLGIDDDFSRFSKQLLELRASL; this comes from the coding sequence ATCCATACCCCCACGCCCGTCTCCGCCCAGGCCGCGCAGTCCTTCCGCCGCTTCTTCCAGGAGCTGCGCGAGGCCTACCTGGAGCGCGAGACCCTCTTCACCCAGATCGAGCTGGCGCTGCTCTGCCGCGAGCACGTGCTCGTGGTCGGCCCCCCGGGAACCGCCAAGAGCGCCATCGCCTCCGCGGTGCTCGGCCGCATCGTGGACGAGCAGAGCGGACAGCCCTCGCTCTTCGCCAAGCAGCTCGCCGAGTCCACCGTCCAGACGGATCTCATCGGCCCGGTGGACTTCAAGGTGCTCACCGAGACGGGCCGGACCGAGTACCTCACCGAGGACGGCATGCTGGGCGCCACCCACGCCTTCCTCGACGAGGTGTTCGACGGGCGCGACATGCTGCTGCGCTCCATCCTCAACGTCCTGCACGAGCGCGAACTCAAGCACGGGCGCCGGGTGACGAGCGGCCGCATCGAGTGCGCCATCATGACGAGCAACCGCTACCTCTCCGAGGTGCTGGCGCGCTCGCCCGAACTGCTGCTCGCCTTCGCCGATCGCCTGAGCTTCATCTCCTTCGTGCCGAAGAGCTTTGCCCGGCCCGCCAGCCGCTCCGCCATGCTGCACCGCTTCGCCCATGGCCTGCGGCCGGATCTGCGCGCCGTGCTCACCCTTCAGCAACTCGACGTGCTCCAGAAGGCCGTGGAGCGGGTGTCGGTCTCCAACACCCTGCTCGAGGCCATCGAGCTGCTCACCGATGAGCTGGAGCGCGCGCTCACGGCCCAGGTGTCCAAGCTGCCCGACTACGTGCCCACCAAGTACTTCTCCCAGCGCTCCGTGGTGAAGGCCTTGTGGGCCCTCAAGGCCGCCGTGGTGCGGGACCAGCTCTACCGCCGTCCGGATCGCCCCCTCGAGGCCACCGTCGAGGACCTGGATGCTCTGCGCTGGTTCTTCCTGCTCGGAGGGCCTCCCGCCGAGGAGTCCGAGGCGCTCCTCAAGGTGGCCGTGGATCCGCGCGAGCGCGCGCAACTGGAGATCGTCCGCATCGAGCAGAAGGCCTTCGATGCCGCTCTGGCCAAGGTGCGCGCGGAGCTGGGCGCGGGCCCGGAGCGCGAGGCCGCGACGCTCGGCGCCGCCGAGGAGCTCAAGACCGTCGAGGCGCTCGCCCGGGAGCGCGGCTTCCAACCGGGAATCGCGGTCTCCACGGCGCGCAGGCTGCATGGCAAGCTCGTACCCGGCCCCCGCCACGCCGACAACCGGGTGGCCCTCCTGGCCGCCGCGCGCGGCCTGCTCGCGAGTGTGGAGCAGCGGCTGTCGCGCGGGCCCATCGAGGGCAGCGAGCCGCGCGCGGGCGGGGCCTTGTTCTCCGCGATCCTGGAAGCGCTCTCCCTGTGTCGCCACGTCCCCGAGCTGACCCCACGGATGCCGGCCGTGTGCGATGCGATCCACCGCTTCAGTCTCCAGGCGCTCGAGCTCATGGCGCTCCAGGCCGAGAGCCTCGCCTTCGACGAGTCGGTGTCCCTGGATCCGCTCGTCGGGCTCGCGGACAACCTCGCCGACGAGCTGGGCCAGGTGGGCGAGCTCCTGGCGCTGCTCGCCGAGTCCTCCTCGGGCGCGGTCCCTCACTTGAGGACCGCGGAGGCCGAGACACGGCGGCGTGCCGTGGCCGCGTTCCGTCAGCGCGCGGAGCGCGTCTTCCCGGGCCCTCGGGGCCGCAAGGAGCCGCTCGATGCGCTCTCCGCGGACTCGCGTCGGCTCGCCCAGCTCGAGCACTCCCTGTGCCGGTTGGATCCCTCCCAGCGCGGCCTCAAGCAGCAACTGCTGGAACCGCTCGGCTTCGACTATGCCCGGGACGTGCTCGGCACCGTGCCCATCGAGCGCATCGACCACTTGTCGCGCACGGTGCAGGTGGTGGCGGAAAACCTGCGGCGCGAGGGCCTGGCCCCCGAGCCCGTGTTCGTCGAGTGCCGCGACATCCTCGAGGCCCGTCTGCGCGAGTACGTCCAGGGAATCGGCCGCGAGGTGGCGAGCCCTCCGTCCGCTCCGCAGGCCGCCATCAATGGCGAGGCCTACAACTTCTACCGGGGCTCCTTCTCCGCCCTGATGCGGGACGGAGAGTTCTCCGCGTTGCTCGGCCTGGAGGGACAGCTCGCCTTCGCCCGTCCTCCCTCCACCGCGTTCTTCCTCTCCGATGTCATCCGGGACGCCGTGGCCCGGGTGGAGCTGTCCTTCGTGCAGGTGCGCCTCAAGTACCTGCGCGGCTGGCTCACCCAGTTGCTCACCACGCTGCCCGCGCCCCAGAGCGCGCAGACCCGGGCGGCCGCGGATCAGATCTTCGATCGCCTGGTGCGCAGCCGCTTCCCGATGCTCGCCCTGAAGGAGGGCGAGCTGGTGCGCCTCAAGGGGATGCTCGGCGTGCTGATGGGCATGCCCGGGGAGCTGGGCGAGAGCGCGCGCAAGCTGAACGGCGTGCTGCTCGGCATCGACGATGACTTCTCCCGCTTCAGCAAGCAGTTGCTGGAGCTGCGGGCGTCGTTGTGA
- a CDS encoding diacylglycerol/lipid kinase family protein, translating into MMVQPLRSVEARSNPSVLGAPEHRLAVLLNANARQVDARLVKFLSHVVPEQDLFLSRSELDCRRIVQTILERDYPVVMTGGGDGTFLGVVNEMFRQLEPRGRFAGKQAPRLGVLKLGTGNGLASYVNSNGGMEGILQDVTRARAGKVSDQRSMELLMVDGTRTPFAGLGVDGKLLNDYLWVKDHLGRGLLKKLLSGPGGYFSAVAFKTVPHYLTNPTRVECEVTNGQAGPAYRVGPDGRPVGEPFAPGARLFKGELIMAAAATMPYYGYGFRMFPFAGQRPGMMQLRLGQLNPPHVLANLPKLWAGRWFPEGLHDFYAREVHLRFSRPMPFQIGGDAAGYRREVTLGMAAESVELLDFLPSVQ; encoded by the coding sequence ATGATGGTTCAGCCCCTGCGGTCCGTCGAAGCGCGCTCCAACCCGTCCGTCCTCGGGGCGCCCGAGCATCGACTCGCGGTCCTGCTGAATGCCAACGCCCGCCAGGTGGACGCCCGGCTGGTGAAGTTCCTGTCGCACGTGGTCCCGGAGCAGGATCTCTTCCTGTCGCGCTCGGAGCTGGACTGCCGGCGCATCGTCCAGACGATCCTGGAGCGCGACTATCCGGTGGTGATGACGGGAGGAGGTGACGGGACGTTCCTGGGCGTGGTGAACGAGATGTTCCGTCAGTTGGAGCCGCGCGGCCGGTTCGCCGGCAAGCAGGCGCCCCGTCTGGGCGTGCTCAAGCTGGGCACGGGCAACGGACTGGCCTCGTACGTGAACTCCAATGGGGGCATGGAGGGCATCCTCCAGGACGTGACCCGAGCGCGTGCCGGCAAGGTGTCCGACCAGCGGAGCATGGAGCTGCTGATGGTGGACGGCACGCGCACGCCCTTCGCGGGCCTGGGCGTGGATGGGAAGCTGCTCAACGACTACCTCTGGGTGAAGGATCACCTGGGCCGGGGCCTGCTCAAGAAGCTCCTGTCGGGGCCAGGCGGCTACTTCTCGGCGGTGGCCTTCAAGACGGTGCCGCACTACCTGACGAATCCGACGCGGGTGGAGTGTGAGGTCACCAATGGCCAGGCCGGCCCGGCGTACCGCGTGGGCCCGGATGGCAGGCCCGTGGGCGAGCCCTTCGCCCCCGGGGCGAGGCTCTTCAAGGGCGAACTCATCATGGCGGCGGCGGCGACGATGCCCTACTACGGCTACGGCTTCCGCATGTTCCCCTTCGCGGGACAGCGCCCGGGGATGATGCAGTTGCGCCTGGGCCAGTTGAACCCGCCCCACGTGCTGGCGAACCTTCCGAAGCTCTGGGCGGGCCGCTGGTTCCCCGAGGGCCTTCATGACTTCTACGCGCGCGAGGTGCACCTGCGCTTCAGCAGGCCGATGCCGTTCCAGATCGGTGGAGACGCGGCGGGCTACCGGCGGGAAGTGACGCTCGGGATGGCGGCCGAGTCCGTGGAACTGCTGGACTTCCTGCCCTCGGTGCAGTGA
- a CDS encoding SAM-dependent methyltransferase, translating into MSVAEPFPLYFPGDARRPFGSELATRRFAKVAQLEEGGRVLDLGCGPSLQAGVVLAQEFGCSVVAAHWDEAQLSRMRERVHALALDGRVEVRRVDLGRLSFREGEFDAILCQGPIVMALPDALRSLRPFLAHQGRLGLTYPVRVGRVTPRAVIEFWERRLGGPLLLPRELLQQLSQAGFEPESVESLQDSELDALYRELAPHLEQAPAESIHWLREEMALHRENGTATSSYAFVVGRRREPGEKPPASRDRG; encoded by the coding sequence ATGAGTGTGGCCGAGCCCTTTCCGCTCTACTTCCCCGGTGATGCTCGGCGTCCCTTCGGCTCCGAGCTGGCAACCCGGCGCTTCGCCAAGGTGGCTCAACTGGAAGAGGGCGGGCGCGTACTGGATCTGGGGTGCGGTCCTTCCCTCCAGGCTGGCGTCGTGCTCGCCCAGGAGTTCGGTTGCTCCGTGGTGGCCGCGCACTGGGATGAGGCGCAACTGTCGCGCATGCGCGAGCGTGTCCACGCGCTCGCCCTGGACGGGCGTGTCGAGGTGCGGCGGGTGGACCTGGGCCGTCTCTCCTTCCGCGAGGGCGAGTTCGACGCCATCCTGTGCCAGGGTCCGATCGTGATGGCCCTGCCCGACGCCCTGCGCTCCCTCCGGCCCTTCCTGGCCCACCAGGGACGGTTGGGCCTCACCTATCCGGTGCGCGTGGGCCGGGTGACTCCGCGCGCGGTGATCGAGTTCTGGGAGCGCCGTCTGGGGGGGCCCCTGTTGTTGCCTCGCGAGTTGCTCCAGCAGCTGTCGCAGGCGGGCTTCGAGCCCGAGTCCGTCGAGTCCCTCCAGGACTCCGAGCTGGATGCGCTCTACCGGGAACTCGCCCCCCACCTCGAGCAGGCGCCCGCCGAGTCCATCCACTGGCTGCGCGAGGAGATGGCCCTGCACCGTGAAAATGGGACGGCCACCTCCAGCTACGCCTTCGTCGTGGGTCGCCGCCGGGAGCCGGGAGAGAAGCCGCCCGCCTCGCGCGACCGCGGCTAG
- a CDS encoding PhoH family protein codes for MRKNFILDTNVLLHDPRSIYGFREHNVIIPIYVIEEIDQFKRDLSELGRNARLVARYLDSFREEGSLKEGVRLPHGGVLRVCFTEREAPLSMADRDLMDNRILAVALDLMEREPQSPAVFITKDTNLRIRADALGLLAEDYDAERVEITELYTGFTERLVPREMVDQMYKSGAEVEISGQDSLSPNQFILLKDETNPTHAAMGRFSATRGRVVPLSRAIKEGVWGIRPRNMEQSFALDLLMNDEIKLVTIVGKAGTGKTLLAIAAGLHKVTEENVYQKQLVSRPVFPLGRDIGYLPGTLEEKMNPWMQPIFDNVEFLMNLSRADKKAGRGYHELIDLGLMEIEALTYIRGRSIPNQYIIIDEAQNLTPHEVKTIITRVGDNTKIILTGDPFQIDNPYVDATSNGLVHVVNRFKNEKIAGHITMTKGERSALAELAANLL; via the coding sequence ATGCGAAAGAACTTCATCCTCGACACCAACGTCCTTCTCCACGATCCGCGCTCCATCTACGGGTTCAGAGAACACAACGTCATCATCCCCATCTACGTCATCGAGGAGATCGATCAGTTCAAGCGAGATCTCTCCGAACTGGGCCGCAACGCGCGCCTGGTCGCGCGCTACCTGGATTCCTTCCGGGAAGAGGGCTCGCTGAAGGAGGGCGTGCGTCTGCCGCATGGCGGCGTGCTGCGGGTGTGCTTCACCGAGCGTGAAGCGCCCCTGTCCATGGCGGACAGGGATCTGATGGACAACCGCATCCTCGCGGTGGCGTTGGATCTGATGGAGCGCGAGCCCCAGTCCCCGGCCGTCTTCATCACCAAGGACACCAACCTGCGCATCCGCGCGGACGCCCTGGGCCTGCTCGCCGAGGACTATGACGCGGAGCGCGTGGAGATCACCGAGCTGTACACGGGCTTCACCGAGCGGCTGGTGCCGCGGGAGATGGTGGACCAGATGTACAAGTCCGGCGCCGAGGTGGAGATCTCCGGCCAGGACTCGCTCTCGCCCAACCAGTTCATCCTCCTCAAGGACGAGACGAACCCGACCCACGCCGCCATGGGCCGCTTCAGTGCCACCCGGGGACGGGTGGTGCCGCTCTCGCGCGCCATCAAGGAGGGGGTCTGGGGCATCCGCCCGCGCAACATGGAGCAGAGCTTCGCGCTGGATCTGCTCATGAACGACGAGATCAAGCTCGTCACCATCGTGGGCAAGGCGGGCACGGGCAAGACGCTGCTCGCCATCGCCGCGGGCCTGCACAAGGTGACCGAGGAGAACGTCTACCAGAAGCAGCTCGTCAGCCGGCCCGTCTTCCCGCTCGGCCGGGACATCGGCTACCTGCCCGGGACGCTCGAGGAGAAGATGAACCCGTGGATGCAGCCCATCTTCGACAACGTGGAGTTCCTCATGAACCTCAGCCGCGCCGACAAGAAGGCCGGCCGGGGCTACCACGAGCTCATCGACCTGGGGCTGATGGAGATCGAGGCGCTCACCTACATCCGTGGGCGCAGCATCCCCAACCAGTACATCATCATCGACGAGGCCCAGAATCTCACGCCCCACGAGGTGAAGACCATCATCACCCGCGTGGGTGACAACACGAAAATCATTCTCACCGGGGACCCATTCCAGATAGACAACCCCTACGTGGACGCGACCAGCAACGGACTCGTGCACGTGGTCAACCGGTTCAAGAACGAGAAGATCGCGGGCCACATCACCATGACCAAGGGCGAGCGCAGCGCCCTGGCCGAGCTCGCCGCCAACCTTCTCTAG
- the dnaK gene encoding molecular chaperone DnaK: MGKIIGIDLGTTNSVVAIMEGREPKVLTNEEGTRTTPSVVAFAKDGERLVGQVAKRQAITNPERTIYSIKRFMGRRYEETTEEAKLVPYKVVRGPNGDARVDLDGKQYSAPEISAQVLLKLKRAAENYLGEKVTEAVITVPAYFNDAQRQATKDAGEIAGLTVRRIVNEPTAAALAYGLDKKKDEKIAVYDFGGGTFDISILEVGENVVEVLATNGDTHLGGDNIDLTLMNWLIAEFKKDTGIDVAKDKMVLQRLKEAAEKAKIELSSTMETEINLPFLTADATGPKHLNVRLTRAKFESMISDLVERSLEPCRKCIKDSGLSVGDLHEVVLVGGSTRIPMVQEAVKKLFGKEPNRSVNPDEVVAVGAAVQAGVLSGEVKDILLLDVTPLSLGVETLGGVMTKLIERNTTIPTRKSETFSTAADGQTQVEIHVLQGEREMAGDNRSLGRFHLTGMPPAPRGVPQIEVTFDIDANGILNVNAKDKATGKEQKVTISHSSGLAKDEVEKMVRTAKENEAADKARRELVEVKNQAEAQVYAAEKLVKENREKLPAEAVSTLEAAIKGVNDVREGDNKDAIKSALDALQQASYKVAEEMYKATGGAPGGEAGAPPPGGAEQGAAPGSSAKPKDDVVDAEFRQS; the protein is encoded by the coding sequence GTGGGCAAGATCATCGGTATCGACTTGGGCACCACCAACAGCGTGGTGGCCATCATGGAGGGCCGCGAGCCCAAGGTCCTCACCAATGAGGAGGGCACGCGCACGACTCCCTCGGTCGTCGCCTTCGCCAAGGATGGGGAGCGGCTCGTGGGGCAGGTGGCCAAGCGTCAGGCCATCACCAACCCGGAGCGCACCATCTACTCCATCAAGCGCTTCATGGGCCGGCGCTACGAGGAGACCACCGAGGAGGCCAAGCTCGTGCCCTACAAGGTGGTGCGCGGCCCCAACGGTGACGCGCGCGTGGACCTCGACGGCAAGCAGTACAGCGCGCCGGAGATCTCCGCGCAGGTGCTGCTCAAGCTCAAGCGCGCCGCGGAGAACTACCTGGGCGAGAAGGTGACCGAGGCGGTCATCACCGTGCCGGCGTACTTCAACGACGCCCAGCGCCAGGCGACCAAGGACGCGGGCGAGATCGCCGGCCTCACCGTGCGCCGCATCGTCAACGAGCCGACCGCGGCGGCGCTCGCCTACGGCCTGGACAAGAAGAAGGACGAGAAGATCGCCGTCTATGACTTCGGCGGCGGCACGTTCGACATCTCCATCCTGGAGGTGGGCGAGAACGTGGTCGAGGTGCTCGCCACCAACGGCGACACGCACCTGGGCGGCGACAACATCGACCTGACCCTGATGAACTGGCTCATCGCCGAGTTCAAGAAGGACACGGGCATCGACGTCGCCAAGGACAAGATGGTGCTCCAGCGCCTCAAGGAGGCCGCGGAGAAGGCGAAGATCGAGCTGTCCTCCACCATGGAGACGGAGATCAACCTGCCGTTCCTCACGGCGGACGCGACGGGCCCCAAGCACCTCAACGTGCGGCTCACGCGCGCCAAGTTCGAGTCGATGATCAGCGACCTCGTCGAGCGCTCGCTGGAGCCGTGCCGCAAGTGCATCAAGGACTCGGGCCTGAGCGTGGGGGATCTGCACGAGGTGGTGCTCGTGGGCGGGTCCACGCGCATCCCCATGGTGCAGGAGGCGGTCAAGAAGCTGTTCGGCAAGGAGCCCAACCGCTCCGTGAACCCGGACGAGGTGGTGGCCGTGGGCGCGGCGGTGCAGGCCGGCGTGCTCTCCGGTGAGGTGAAGGACATCCTGCTGCTGGACGTCACCCCGCTGTCGCTGGGCGTGGAGACGCTGGGCGGCGTGATGACCAAGCTCATCGAGCGCAACACCACCATCCCCACCCGCAAGTCGGAGACCTTCTCCACGGCGGCGGACGGCCAGACGCAGGTGGAGATCCACGTGCTGCAGGGTGAGCGCGAGATGGCGGGCGACAACCGCAGCCTCGGCCGCTTCCACCTGACCGGCATGCCCCCGGCGCCGCGCGGCGTGCCGCAGATCGAGGTGACGTTCGACATCGACGCCAACGGCATCCTCAACGTCAACGCCAAGGACAAGGCGACGGGCAAGGAGCAGAAGGTCACCATCTCCCACTCCTCGGGTCTGGCCAAGGACGAGGTGGAGAAGATGGTTCGCACCGCCAAGGAGAACGAGGCGGCCGACAAGGCCCGCCGCGAGCTGGTGGAGGTGAAGAACCAGGCCGAGGCCCAGGTGTACGCGGCCGAGAAGCTGGTGAAGGAGAACCGCGAGAAGCTCCCCGCGGAGGCCGTGTCCACGCTCGAGGCGGCCATCAAGGGCGTCAACGACGTGCGCGAGGGCGACAACAAGGACGCCATCAAGAGCGCCCTGGATGCGCTGCAGCAGGCCAGCTACAAGGTGGCCGAGGAGATGTACAAGGCCACGGGTGGCGCCCCGGGCGGCGAGGCCGGCGCGCCTCCTCCGGGCGGCGCCGAGCAGGGCGCGGCTCCGGGCAGCTCGGCCAAGCCCAAGGACGACGTGGTGGACGCCGAGTTCCGCCAGTCGTGA
- the greB gene encoding transcription elongation factor GreB — MRRDSRHSEGAPEEPDDLEGEEDEEPASKPRRYLTRAGAERMHKELLRLLNEERPKVTAEVSAAAAQGDRSENAEYIYGKKRLREIDRRLRFLQKRLDTATIVVPSEQTDTEHVYFGATVTLEDEDGGRVTYQIVGSDEIDTAGGRISVESPLARALLRKKVGDTVEVIRPRGEIEYTLVQIRYV; from the coding sequence ATGCGCCGCGACAGCCGACACTCCGAGGGAGCACCCGAGGAACCCGACGACCTGGAAGGGGAGGAGGACGAGGAGCCAGCCTCCAAACCCCGGCGCTACCTCACCCGGGCGGGGGCCGAGCGCATGCACAAGGAGCTGCTGCGGCTGCTCAACGAGGAGCGCCCCAAGGTCACCGCCGAGGTGTCCGCCGCGGCCGCCCAGGGAGATCGCTCGGAGAACGCCGAGTACATCTACGGCAAGAAGCGCCTGCGGGAGATCGACCGGCGCCTGCGCTTCCTGCAGAAGCGCCTGGACACCGCGACCATCGTCGTGCCGTCCGAGCAGACGGACACCGAGCACGTCTACTTCGGCGCCACGGTCACGCTTGAGGACGAGGACGGCGGGCGGGTGACCTATCAGATCGTGGGCTCGGACGAGATCGACACCGCGGGAGGGCGCATCAGCGTGGAGTCCCCCCTGGCCCGGGCCCTGCTGCGCAAGAAGGTCGGTGACACCGTGGAGGTCATCCGGCCCCGAGGGGAGATCGAGTACACCCTCGTCCAGATCCGCTACGTGTAG